Proteins encoded by one window of Natronomonas salsuginis:
- a CDS encoding PQQ-dependent sugar dehydrogenase codes for MSSPLRSRSRLRRRELLLAAGTAATACAGCIGRVDDGATTPHPDPEPVESAFDLSVEHDIESWDRYDPDWTAPETSPLDATFDVEPIIEGLEIPWDLEFAADGTCFISERVGRISRYEAGELDAVTEPDAVIDHATSIEAGEEGGWWEAGGEGGLLGIALHPNYPDVPVLYGFYTYETDTLRNRLSYFDLSGDDPEETVVIDAIPGNDYHNGSRLAFGPRNYLWVTTGDAGEGELAADPNSLAGKVLRLEPDGTAPDDNPDVGDPRVYSYGHRNPQTMTFLPDGTPIVTEHGPSARDEVIALAAGGDHGWPTVRSGGGDDEYGRYEDHDGVTPPIVNTGSSDVWAPSGGAFYTGDALSSLRNRLVIGGLGSQTLRSVTLYRGAAADIGGSRYDDEWLHPDYEAVVHELFEDELGRIRHVEQGPDGVLYAITSNRDGRATDPFPTSGDDRLVRIVEA; via the coding sequence ATGTCCTCTCCCCTTCGTTCGCGTTCGCGACTCCGGCGTCGCGAACTCCTCCTCGCGGCCGGTACGGCCGCGACCGCGTGTGCTGGCTGTATCGGCCGCGTCGACGACGGTGCGACCACTCCGCATCCCGACCCGGAACCGGTCGAGTCGGCGTTCGACCTCTCGGTCGAACACGATATCGAGTCGTGGGATCGCTACGACCCCGACTGGACGGCTCCCGAGACGTCGCCGCTCGATGCGACGTTCGACGTCGAACCAATCATTGAAGGGCTCGAAATCCCGTGGGATCTCGAGTTCGCGGCCGACGGGACGTGTTTCATTTCCGAGCGCGTCGGTCGGATCAGTCGCTACGAGGCCGGCGAACTCGACGCCGTCACCGAACCCGACGCGGTGATCGACCACGCGACGTCGATCGAGGCCGGCGAGGAGGGTGGATGGTGGGAGGCGGGCGGCGAGGGCGGCTTACTCGGAATCGCGCTGCATCCGAACTATCCCGACGTGCCGGTGCTCTACGGGTTCTACACGTACGAGACGGACACCCTCAGAAACCGACTGTCGTACTTCGATCTAAGTGGCGACGACCCCGAGGAGACCGTCGTGATCGACGCGATTCCGGGCAACGACTACCACAACGGCTCCCGGCTCGCGTTCGGGCCTCGCAACTATCTGTGGGTCACGACCGGCGACGCTGGCGAGGGAGAACTGGCCGCCGATCCGAACAGCCTCGCCGGCAAGGTGTTGCGGCTCGAACCGGACGGCACGGCACCGGACGACAACCCGGACGTCGGCGATCCCCGCGTGTACAGTTACGGACATCGGAATCCGCAGACGATGACGTTTCTCCCGGACGGGACACCGATCGTCACCGAACACGGCCCGTCGGCGCGCGACGAGGTAATCGCTCTGGCGGCGGGCGGCGACCACGGTTGGCCGACGGTCCGAAGCGGCGGCGGCGACGACGAGTACGGTCGCTACGAAGACCACGACGGGGTGACGCCGCCGATCGTCAACACCGGCTCGTCGGACGTTTGGGCACCTTCCGGCGGGGCGTTTTACACCGGCGACGCCCTCTCGTCGCTTCGGAACCGGCTTGTCATCGGCGGCCTCGGATCGCAGACGCTCCGTAGCGTCACTCTCTACCGAGGAGCGGCCGCCGATATCGGTGGGTCGCGATACGACGACGAGTGGCTCCACCCCGACTACGAGGCAGTGGTTCACGAACTCTTCGAGGACGAACTGGGCCGAATCCGCCACGTCGAACAGGGGCCGGACGGCGTGCTCTATGCGATCACATCCAACCGAGACGGACGAGCCACTGATCCGTTTCCGACCTCTGGGGACGACCGACTGGTTCGGATCGTCGAGGCGTAG
- a CDS encoding DUF5781 family protein — translation MDVRVRGGGPVEPFFSARDLLATEYDLEQPVVVQIRDNPDERTMVGHYDDRHELIVSRRAATSAMARELALHEFAHMARYEEGHPSHLQPTEEALFLALAGRSVERRKLSHCYQIANHMKDIYADDITLDIGPTAKLVDFMESSLARALVETPSSAPVGWTRLTETADPEITAVNAAFALALLERHDAIDADHRLYDLAAAAAADAPSIPFPQFKTHFRSLGNDPDESEYRKALVDVTRTYALSNEQAAD, via the coding sequence ATGGATGTTCGCGTGCGGGGAGGTGGCCCGGTCGAACCGTTCTTCAGCGCCCGTGATCTGCTCGCAACGGAGTACGACCTCGAACAGCCGGTCGTCGTGCAGATTCGCGACAACCCGGACGAGCGAACGATGGTCGGCCACTACGACGATCGCCACGAGTTGATCGTCTCGCGGCGGGCGGCGACCTCCGCGATGGCCAGAGAGCTCGCGCTCCACGAGTTCGCCCACATGGCGCGCTACGAAGAGGGACACCCCTCTCACCTACAACCAACCGAGGAGGCGCTCTTTTTGGCGTTGGCCGGCCGCAGCGTCGAGCGACGGAAGCTCTCGCACTGCTATCAGATCGCCAACCATATGAAGGACATCTACGCCGACGACATCACGCTCGACATCGGCCCGACGGCGAAGCTCGTCGATTTTATGGAGTCCTCGCTGGCGCGCGCGCTCGTCGAAACACCGTCAAGCGCGCCGGTCGGGTGGACGCGATTGACCGAAACGGCGGATCCCGAGATCACCGCGGTCAACGCCGCGTTCGCGCTCGCGTTGCTCGAGCGACACGACGCGATCGACGCCGACCACCGGCTGTACGATCTCGCGGCCGCGGCCGCCGCGGACGCGCCGAGCATCCCGTTCCCACAGTTTAAGACCCACTTTCGCTCGCTCGGGAACGACCCGGACGAGTCGGAGTATCGGAAGGCGCTCGTGGACGTGACGCGCACCTACGCACTCTCGAACGAGCAAGCCGCGGACTGA
- a CDS encoding 30S ribosomal protein S7: MSSEAPEPDAPASTDDERVSAKLFGEYEIDEIEYADESTRRYLSVTPIAHTMGRHSEKQFKKSEISVVERLINRLMQTEENTGKKQQATRIVRDAFEIVEERTDENPVQVLVTAVENAGPREETVRLKYGGISVPKAVDVAPQRRVDQALKFIAQGTQSGSFKTTTPAAEALANQLIGAANYDLQAYPIGQKEEQERVAAAAR, translated from the coding sequence ATGAGCTCGGAAGCCCCCGAGCCGGACGCGCCGGCCTCGACCGACGACGAGCGCGTCTCCGCGAAGCTCTTCGGCGAGTACGAGATCGACGAGATCGAGTACGCCGACGAATCGACGCGACGCTACCTCTCGGTGACGCCGATCGCGCACACGATGGGCCGTCACTCCGAAAAGCAGTTCAAGAAGTCCGAAATTTCGGTCGTCGAGCGGCTGATCAACCGGCTCATGCAGACCGAGGAGAACACGGGCAAGAAACAGCAGGCGACCCGGATCGTCCGCGACGCCTTCGAGATCGTCGAGGAGCGAACCGACGAGAATCCCGTGCAGGTGCTCGTGACCGCCGTCGAGAACGCCGGCCCCCGCGAGGAGACCGTTCGCCTGAAGTACGGTGGCATCTCGGTCCCGAAGGCCGTCGATGTCGCCCCGCAGCGGCGCGTCGACCAGGCGCTGAAGTTCATCGCGCAGGGCACTCAAAGCGGCTCGTTCAAGACGACGACGCCGGCCGCCGAGGCGCTGGCCAACCAGCTCATCGGCGCGGCGAACTACGATCTGCAGGCCTACCCGATCGGGCAGAAAGAAGAGCAAGAGCGCGTCGCCGCCGCGGCCCGTTAA